Proteins from a single region of Chryseobacterium scophthalmum:
- a CDS encoding sensor histidine kinase, with protein sequence MKKILTEIQQNKYFLLFIFLFSYVQTIEIRFQTEREINWYTFTPEAPVLYFVNAGILFLIMRFLMMYWQKSDNFNFKEIFKIFGTSLLLYLVILTIFKLIIAFIFNTFERNFNAQTFLNNAISDFLNAFIYGSFFLAFYYYQKNQKNQKQIVAFNEMLSETKINQLKNQLNPHFLFNNLNILDQLIEEDKTQASDFLNEFADIYRYVLQVSDKRLVEIDEELAFVKKYFKLIQHKYGKSYQLEIKNNQSQGFIVPLSLQLLLENAIQHNLGTETKPIFITISIDEDLNVSNNIIQKRNTKSPSGKALKNLNEQYFLLTENQIKIQNTNDQFSVTLPIIKKI encoded by the coding sequence ATGAAGAAAATTTTAACCGAAATACAGCAGAACAAATACTTTTTACTCTTTATTTTTCTATTTTCTTATGTGCAAACCATAGAAATCCGTTTTCAGACAGAAAGAGAGATCAACTGGTACACTTTCACACCGGAAGCTCCCGTTTTGTATTTTGTAAACGCCGGTATTCTCTTTCTGATTATGCGTTTTCTGATGATGTATTGGCAAAAATCAGACAATTTCAATTTTAAAGAAATTTTTAAAATTTTTGGAACTTCCCTTCTTCTGTATTTAGTGATACTTACTATTTTCAAACTTATTATCGCTTTTATTTTTAATACTTTTGAAAGGAATTTTAATGCACAAACATTTCTCAACAATGCTATTTCAGATTTTTTGAATGCTTTTATTTACGGAAGTTTTTTTCTTGCTTTTTATTATTACCAAAAAAATCAGAAAAATCAGAAACAGATTGTAGCTTTTAATGAAATGCTTTCCGAGACCAAGATCAATCAGCTTAAAAACCAACTCAATCCCCATTTTTTATTTAACAATCTGAATATTCTCGACCAGCTTATTGAAGAAGATAAAACACAAGCTTCAGATTTCCTCAATGAATTTGCAGATATTTACCGCTATGTTTTGCAGGTTTCGGATAAAAGATTGGTAGAAATTGATGAAGAATTAGCTTTTGTTAAAAAATATTTCAAACTGATTCAGCACAAATACGGAAAATCTTATCAATTGGAAATAAAAAATAATCAATCGCAAGGTTTTATAGTTCCGTTAAGTCTTCAGTTATTATTAGAAAATGCCATTCAACATAATTTGGGAACAGAAACAAAACCTATTTTTATCACCATCAGCATTGATGAAGATCTTAATGTTTCAAATAATATAATTCAAAAGAGAAACACAAAATCTCCATCAGGAAAAGCATTGAAAAACCTCAACGAACAGTATTTTTTACTGACCGAAAATCAGATAAAAATTCAAAATACAAACGATCAATTTTCCGTAACCTTACCTATAATTAAAAAAATATGA
- a CDS encoding LytR/AlgR family response regulator transcription factor, producing the protein MIRIVIIEDEIPARKKLIRFIDELKETTEIIAEIDNVEQAIDFLKTEKSVDLIISDIELLDGNAFEIYDQVKISCPIIFTTAYDQFWMNAFETNGIEYLLKPFTLERFQKAWNKFSVLNKSHASDEILLKISQIQKEIQPKSFKERFSVISNKGIYFLETEHITFFKAEEGVIFAFDDSGKKHLLNQTVLKEIESHLNPNEFFKINRSELVNKKNIIKMERYSKNALALEMKGLENPLITSQSQTADFREWIEK; encoded by the coding sequence ATGATAAGAATAGTCATTATTGAAGATGAAATTCCCGCAAGAAAAAAACTCATCAGATTTATTGATGAATTAAAAGAAACTACAGAAATCATTGCAGAAATTGATAATGTTGAACAGGCTATAGATTTTTTAAAAACAGAAAAATCTGTTGATCTTATTATTTCAGATATTGAATTGCTAGACGGAAATGCGTTTGAAATTTATGATCAGGTGAAAATTTCCTGTCCGATTATTTTCACGACCGCTTATGACCAATTTTGGATGAATGCTTTTGAAACAAATGGAATTGAATATCTTCTGAAACCTTTTACTTTAGAGCGTTTTCAAAAAGCATGGAATAAGTTTTCAGTCTTAAATAAATCTCATGCTTCTGATGAAATTTTATTGAAAATCAGCCAGATTCAAAAAGAGATTCAACCTAAAAGTTTCAAAGAACGATTCAGTGTAATCAGCAATAAAGGAATTTATTTTTTAGAAACTGAACATATCACATTTTTTAAAGCTGAAGAAGGAGTTATTTTTGCGTTTGATGATTCCGGTAAAAAACATTTACTCAATCAAACCGTGCTTAAAGAAATAGAATCACACCTAAATCCTAACGAATTTTTCAAGATCAACCGTAGCGAACTTGTCAATAAAAAAAATATTATAAAAATGGAGCGCTATTCGAAAAACGCTTTAGCTTTAGAAATGAAAGGTTTGGAAAATCCACTTATCACAAGCCAAAGTCAGACAGCTGATTTCAGAGAATGGATTGAAAAATAA
- a CDS encoding helix-turn-helix transcriptional regulator, with translation MSSNKNALIRYKTLDKCLKNKYKKYTLEDLIDECSEALFEFEGKESFVSKRTVQLDLQNMRSEKFGYEAPIEVFEKKYYRYSDPDYSIHQISVNENDLKAMNNAIQILKQFKDFSMFKEMNGVIQKLEDSIHSTSQKSIIHLDKNEQLKGLEHIDVLYENILNKKVLKICYKSFKAREENILTVHPQLLKEYNNRWFLICWHKKAIYNLALDRMITIETDHETEYIDKDFDADRYFGEVIGATVSETQRPQNVVFFVNSEHAPYVKTKPFHHSQEIIKEDESGTTFKICVQLNFELERMILGMGEFLTVLGPRKLKQRIAKSIRIAHSNYNAQNTTNEES, from the coding sequence ATGTCATCTAACAAAAACGCTTTAATTCGCTACAAAACTTTAGATAAATGTTTGAAGAATAAGTACAAAAAATACACTTTGGAAGATTTGATCGACGAATGCTCCGAAGCGCTTTTTGAATTTGAAGGCAAAGAATCTTTCGTCAGCAAACGTACGGTACAACTCGATTTGCAGAATATGCGAAGCGAAAAGTTTGGTTATGAAGCGCCAATTGAAGTTTTTGAAAAAAAATATTACCGTTACAGCGACCCAGATTACAGTATTCATCAGATTTCAGTGAACGAAAATGACCTAAAAGCGATGAATAATGCGATACAGATCTTAAAGCAGTTCAAAGATTTTTCGATGTTCAAGGAAATGAATGGTGTGATTCAGAAGTTGGAAGATTCTATCCATTCTACCAGCCAAAAATCGATTATTCATTTAGATAAAAATGAACAGTTGAAAGGTTTGGAGCATATTGATGTTTTGTATGAAAATATTTTAAATAAAAAGGTTTTAAAGATTTGTTATAAAAGTTTTAAGGCAAGAGAAGAGAATATTCTGACGGTTCATCCCCAATTACTGAAAGAATATAACAATCGTTGGTTTTTGATTTGTTGGCACAAAAAAGCAATCTACAATTTGGCTTTAGACCGAATGATAACCATTGAAACAGACCATGAAACGGAATATATCGATAAAGATTTTGATGCAGACCGCTATTTCGGGGAAGTGATTGGAGCAACCGTTTCAGAAACCCAGCGACCTCAAAATGTTGTGTTTTTTGTTAATTCAGAACACGCGCCTTACGTAAAAACCAAGCCATTTCATCATTCTCAGGAAATTATTAAAGAAGATGAAAGCGGAACGACTTTTAAAATTTGCGTACAGCTGAACTTTGAACTGGAGCGAATGATTTTGGGAATGGGAGAGTTTTTAACGGTTTTAGGTCCGAGAAAACTGAAACAGAGAATTGCTAAAAGTATTAGAATTGCTCACTCAAATTATAATGCTCAAAATACAACAAATGAAGAGTCATAA
- a CDS encoding HopJ type III effector protein: MLFEQLEKSAEEIQFKDVIAFIDEHYDFTPTKFTNGNTVNEANQNNGSCKVFSFAKLNDLSKEETLNLFGEFYRKDVLQNPEGTDHQNIRNFMEFGWDGISFEGKALVRK, encoded by the coding sequence ATGTTATTCGAACAATTAGAAAAATCAGCGGAGGAAATTCAATTTAAAGATGTTATTGCATTTATTGATGAACATTACGACTTTACTCCAACTAAATTTACCAACGGAAATACTGTAAATGAAGCCAATCAAAACAACGGTTCGTGCAAAGTTTTCAGTTTTGCGAAACTAAATGACCTCTCAAAAGAAGAAACATTAAATCTCTTCGGAGAATTTTACAGAAAAGATGTTTTGCAGAACCCTGAAGGAACAGATCATCAAAACATCAGAAATTTTATGGAATTCGGTTGGGACGGGATTTCTTTTGAAGGAAAAGCTTTGGTGAGAAAATAG